The proteins below come from a single Mya arenaria isolate MELC-2E11 chromosome 6, ASM2691426v1 genomic window:
- the LOC128239047 gene encoding inosine-uridine preferring nucleoside hydrolase-like isoform X2, translating to MIRKLIIDVDTGVDDAQAIMLALSCTEVEVVAITCVSGNVHVDQVCTNTIKVLAACGRLDIPVYRGADKSLIGGGMEATHYHGVDGLSDAGIEMDVSGTKVQKEHAVPAIIKLVNQYPEEITLVALAPLTNIALAIRQDPGLGRKLAGVTIMGGNTQARGRVSLCAEFNFFTDPEAAYAVLDSGLEVVLLPYELETGLTWDWFDEWIKTDSEKARFMKAIVQLPVHRQRVVGKMPFYRSCDLSAMATVIDPEVIAETQEVYATVELAGNYTRGMMVVDWNGRLGKSTNLTLVKEFNPGKARPHFERMLLDV from the exons atgattcgTAAGCTTATCATTGACGTTGACACCGGAGTGGACGACGCGCAGGCGATCATGTTGGCACTGTCATGCACCGAAGTGGAGGTAGTGGCCATCACGTGCGTTTCCGGAAACGTGCACGTTGACCAGGTGTGCACCAACACTATCAAGGTCCTAGCCGCGTGTGGACGTCTGGAT ATTCCTGTTTACCGAGGTGCCGACAAGTCTCTGATTGGCGGGGGAATGGAGGCGACTCATTACCATGGAGTTGACGGTCTCAGTGATGCGGGGATCGAGATGGACGTTTCAGGCACAAAAGTACAAAAGGAGCATGCCGTTCCCGCTATAATCAAGCTTGTCAACCAGTACCCAG AGGAAATAACGCTGGTTGCCCTTGCCCCATTGACAAACATCGCTCTGGCCATTAGGCAGGACCCAGGTCTTGGACGGAAATTGGCCGGGGTCACCATCATGGGCGGAAATACACAGG CACGAGGAAGGGTTTCTCTGTGTGCGGAATTCAACTTCTTTACGGACCCCGAGGCAGCGTACGCCGTGCTCGACAGCGGTCTAGAGGTTGTGTTGTTGCCGTATGAATTAGAGACGGGCCTTACATGG GATTGGTTTGACGAATGGATCAAAACTGACTCTGAAAAAGCACGCTTCATGAAGGCTATTGTTCAACTCCCGGTCCATAGACAACGAGTCGTGGGTAAGATGCCGTTTTACCGATCATGTGACCTCAGTGCTATGGCGACTGTGATTGATCCGGAAGTGATTGCTGAGACACAGGAAGTGTATGCAACCGTCGAGTTGGCGGGAAATTATACGCGCGGAATGATGGTGGTGGACTGGAATGGACGATTGGGAAAGTCAACGAATTTAACGTTGGTAAAAGAATTTAATCCGGGAAAAGCAAGGCCTCACTTCGAAAGGATGCTTTTAGATGTATAG
- the LOC128239047 gene encoding inosine-uridine preferring nucleoside hydrolase-like isoform X1, with protein sequence MIRKLIIDVDTGVDDAQAIMLALSCTEVEVVAITCVSGNVHVDQVCTNTIKVLAACGRLDIPVYRGADKSLIGGGMEATHYHGVDGLSDAGIEMDVSGTKVQKEHAVPAIIKLVNQYPEEITLVALAPLTNIALAIRQDPGLGRKLAGVTIMGGNTQGVGNSTVCAEFNFAADPDAAFVVLQELNVRPTILPWEVNLSGTSCQPWDWFDEWIKTDSEKARFMKAIVQLPVHRQRVVGKMPFYRSCDLSAMATVIDPEVIAETQEVYATVELAGNYTRGMMVVDWNGRLGKSTNLTLVKEFNPGKARPHFERMLLDV encoded by the exons atgattcgTAAGCTTATCATTGACGTTGACACCGGAGTGGACGACGCGCAGGCGATCATGTTGGCACTGTCATGCACCGAAGTGGAGGTAGTGGCCATCACGTGCGTTTCCGGAAACGTGCACGTTGACCAGGTGTGCACCAACACTATCAAGGTCCTAGCCGCGTGTGGACGTCTGGAT ATTCCTGTTTACCGAGGTGCCGACAAGTCTCTGATTGGCGGGGGAATGGAGGCGACTCATTACCATGGAGTTGACGGTCTCAGTGATGCGGGGATCGAGATGGACGTTTCAGGCACAAAAGTACAAAAGGAGCATGCCGTTCCCGCTATAATCAAGCTTGTCAACCAGTACCCAG AGGAAATAACGCTGGTTGCCCTTGCCCCATTGACAAACATCGCTCTGGCCATTAGGCAGGACCCAGGTCTTGGACGGAAATTGGCCGGGGTCACCATCATGGGCGGAAATACACAGG GTGTGGGAAATAGTACGGTGTGCGCCGAGTTTAATTTTGCTGCGGACCCCGATGCAGCCTTTGTTGTATTGCAAGAGTTGAATGTACGCCCGACCATTCTACCATGGGAGGTCAACCTATCGGGAACCTCTTGTCAGCCATGG GATTGGTTTGACGAATGGATCAAAACTGACTCTGAAAAAGCACGCTTCATGAAGGCTATTGTTCAACTCCCGGTCCATAGACAACGAGTCGTGGGTAAGATGCCGTTTTACCGATCATGTGACCTCAGTGCTATGGCGACTGTGATTGATCCGGAAGTGATTGCTGAGACACAGGAAGTGTATGCAACCGTCGAGTTGGCGGGAAATTATACGCGCGGAATGATGGTGGTGGACTGGAATGGACGATTGGGAAAGTCAACGAATTTAACGTTGGTAAAAGAATTTAATCCGGGAAAAGCAAGGCCTCACTTCGAAAGGATGCTTTTAGATGTATAG
- the LOC128237060 gene encoding adhesion G-protein coupled receptor D1-like, translated as FLGIPLVVVIISAASSKLKGYGNDQFCWLSVDSGLFWAFAGPALTIIFTNSVITVAVIKRSFGTSAMSKRGDADKIKTGIRSVCVLLPVFGITWMFGVFAVNRDTVVFQYLFVIFNSLQGVLIFVVQCVLDRKVQAAFKARRARWFATEVSITATEMKTKSSAVTKSSVMPTESTA; from the exons TTTTTAGGAATTCCATTGGTCGTTGTGATCATTTCTGCTGCATCATCTAAACTGAAAGGTTATGGTAATGACCAATT CTGTTGGCTAAGCGTTGATTCAGGACTTTTCTGGGCTTTTGCTGGACCGGCATTGACAATCATATTT aCGAACTCCGTTATCACAGTCGCTGTCATCAAAAGGTCGTTTGGGACCTCTGCAATGTCAAAACGAGGAGATGCTGACAAGATCAA GACCGGGATACGTAGCGTGTGTGTCTTGTTGCCAGTGTTTGGAATCACGTGGATGTTCGGAGTGTTTGCCGTCAACAGGGATACTGTCGTTTTCCAGTACCTCTTTGTCATCTTCAACAGTCTACAG GGAGTCCTTATATTCGTTGTTCAGTGCGTTCTGGATAGAAAA GTGCAGGCGGCATTCAAAGCCAGGCGAGCCAGGTGGTTTGCAACCGAGGTGTCGATCACTGCTACCGAAATGAAAACA AAATCCTCGGCTGTAACAAAATCAAGCGTGATGCCAACCGAATCAACTGCATAA